The window TTTCCCGGGAGTTGGTACGTATAGTGCATTGCCATTTAACCCAGGTTTAACATGGGAGACAACAGAAACATGGAATGCTGGAATTGATTTTTCATTTTTCAGTCAGGATAGAATATCAGGGAGCATTGATATTTATAAAAGAAAAACATCAAATCTTTTAGCAAAAGTACCATTACCAGCGGGGCAGGGCTTAAGTAACGAATTTACTACCAATGTAGGGTCTCTTGAAAATAAAGGGGTTGAATTCAATCTGACAGTAGTTCCTGTAAAAACTGAAAATTTAAATTGGTCTGTTTCAGGAAATTTTGGATATAATGATTCCAAGATCTTAAGCTTAGGTGATGTAAGTTATTTCCCTGATAACTCAAGTACGCTTCCTATTGGAACAGGGATCAAAATTGCAAACAATGCAATAGGGTATCAACCTTATTCAGCATGGGTATTACAACAGGTTTATGATGCAAATGGTAAGCCACTTGATAATGTATATGTAGACAGGAATAATGATGGGATTATTAATGAGAAAGATCGATATTATAAAGCAATAAGACCAAGATGGACTTATGGTTTCAGTACTTCTCTTACGTATAAAAACTGGGATCTTAATGCTGCTTTTAGAGGGCAGATTGGAGGTTTAATTTACAATACAAGAAAACTGGCACAAGGTTTTAAAAGCTATACCGTACCTCAAAATTCCCAAAATTTAAATAACGTGCTTACTTCAACAGCAGATTCTCCTTTTACATTATCGGATAATCTTTACTTCTCAGACTATTTCTTGGAAGATGCCTCATTCTTGAAACTGGATAACGTAACAGTAGGGTATCTGTTTAAAAATGTATTTAAAAATACCAATGTGAGAGTGTATGGATCGGTAAATAATGTGTATACATGGACTAATTATTCCGGGCAGGATCCTGAAAACTTTACAGGTATTGATAATAATTTTTATCCAAGACCACGAACTTATACAATTGGATTTAATTTTAATTTCTAAAAGCACTAAAAATGAAAAATACTAAATATAAAGTACTTGCTCTTCTGGCTTTCTTAGCGATAAATACTTCTTGTCTTAATGATTTAGACACAGAGCCGAAGGTAGAACAAACTTTAGAAAATCTATTGGCAGCAGATCCAAAGGCTGTTGAAGGTTTATTATCAAGATTATATGCGAGTTTTGCACTTTCAAGCGTAGAAGGTCCGGATAAATCAGATATTTCAGGTGCGGATCCTGGAGAATCACCATTTGTAAGAGGACTTGTCAATCTACAGGATTTTACGGCAGATGATATGAAGAACAGATGGGGGGATAATGGATTGGATCAGTTGACAACAACAGCCAATTGGACTTCAAATAATAAGTTTTTCAAATATGTTTATGATAGGATCTATTATACAGTTCCGCAAGCAACAAACTTAATTCTTATTATGAAAAGTGATAAGGTAAACTATGCTAATAAAAATCAGGTTGTTGATGAACTAAGATTTTTAAGAGCTTTATCCTATTATTATTTAATTGATCTTTTTGGGAAAGGTGCTTTAGTTACTGATCAGAATTTCAACACAAGTACACTTTTACCGGAAACATCAAGAAAGGAGCTTTTTAATTATGTTGAAAGTGAATTATTGGCAATAGAAGCTACTCTTCCTGCTTCAAACTCATATGGTAGAGCAAATAAGTCTTGTGCAAGAATGCTTTTGGCTAAGTTATACCTTAATGCCGAAGTGTATACAGGAACAGCTAGATATAGTGATGCAGCGAATTTTATTAATAAGATTATCAATGAAGGGGGATATCAGCTGGAAGCTAATATCAGAAAGAACTTTTCTTCAGATAATAACACCTCTAAAGAAATTATATTCCCGCTTTTAGCAGACGCAGTTTCCAGCCAAAGTTTTGGTAACACAACTTATCTTGTAAATGGAAGTATAAGTACGGATACTATGGTACCGGCAGACTTTGGAGCTAAACAGGGGTGGGCTGGTCACAGAGCTACAAAAGCCTGGTACGGATTATTTGGAAACAGCATTGCAGATCTTCAGGCAAGTCCTGATAAAAGAGCAAAATTGTTTTGGACTCAAGGGCATAATTGGGAAATGAATGATTATAAAACATGGTCTGACGGATTGCCATCTGATAAGTTCTGGAACAAGGATTCAAATGGAGCAGGGGGAGCAACTGATTTCTCTTCCACAGATTTCCCATTGTTCAGATTGGCAGATGTTTATTTAATGTATGCTGAATGTGCTTTAAGAGGAGCTGCCGGAACAACAGTTTCTCAAGGGTTGATATACCTGAATCAGGTAAGAGCCAGAGCAGGAGCTACACCATTAGCGGCTATAACCTTAGATGTGGTTCTGGATGAAAGAGCGAGAGAATTAAACTTCGAAGGTATGAGAAGACAGGATCTTATCAGATTTGGTAAATTTACCGGAGGTACTTACTTATGGCCATGGAAAGGAGGAGTGAAAAACGGAACTTCAATTTCGGATAATTATAAAATATTCCCAATTCCGAGTACGGCTTTACAATCGAATCCTAACTTAACTCAAAATCCAGGTTATTAATTTTAAAAAAACTAAAAAATGAAAAAAATATTTAATGTTTTATTAGTCACTCTGGTAGGCTTATACCTTATTTCATGTTCGAAAGAAGATGATAAAATTGAGTTGAAGAATACTTCGCAGGCAAAAATAACTTCAGATAAGACTTCTATAGTACTTGATGAAACAAAAGCGGGACAAAATGCACTGACTGTTACTTGGGAAAACCCAACATTTAGTCCAAGTGTAGGATTCAGCAATTCTCTGCAGTTTGCTGTAGCCGGAACAGGCTTCGCTACAAACGTACTCCAGGATCTGCCTTCGGACCAGAAAACGTTTTCACTTACTCATTTGCAGCTTAATAACATCCTTGCACAGTTAAATGTAGCTCCTGATGCAGCTAAGCCTATTGAAGTGAGAATGAGAACCTCATTAAACAGTACTACTTTCTTTTATTCAAATACTGTTACTATAAATATGACAGGATATAAGCCTAATCCGGATCTTATTTATCCAAAAATAAATGTTCCGGGAGGATATGCCGGAGCTGCAGGATATGCAGATTGGGAACCTACAAATTCCCCGAATTTATTTTCACCTGAGAAAAATGATAAATATAGAGGCTTTATTTATGTAACGAATTCTAACAGTGAGTATAAGTTTACAATCAATCAAAGCTACACAGGAGATAAGGGAGATGACGGTACATTTACAGGGAAATTAGTGGAAACAGGAGAGGTGAATATAAAAGCTGCCGCTGCAGGAACCTATTATATAAAAGTAGACTGGGCTGCCAATACCTATTCTTCCGTTATTGCAAACTTTGGAATTATTGGGGATGCTACTCCTACTGGTTGGGGATCAGACACTGATTTTGTATATAATCCTGCAACTAAGACTTTTGTAATTAATTCAATTGCATTATCCAATACAGGAGTATTTAAATTCAGAGCTAATGATGATTGGGCAATGAAATTCCAGCCAAAAGATGCAGATCAGACTTTGGTTTCCGGAACTGCTGTACAGTCTTATTTAAGTTCGGAGAACACAGTAACAGGAGATCCTGCATATAAAGTTTCTCAGGCAGGTAATTATAAAATTGAGCTGGATTTACACAATTCAGCATATTATAAACTAACGGTTACAAAATTATAATAATATTGAATTTATAAAGCAAAGTGCTGTTTTACCACAGCACTTTTTATCTATTTTAAGTTAATTAAATAGTCATTATGAAGAAAATTACAGTTGGAGCGCTTTTGCTCTCAATGATGTTCACAGGTTTGAATGCCCAATCTTTAAAATCTCCTGATGGAAAGTTTGAAATGAATTTTCAGCTCAAAGAAGGAATTCCATACTATAACCTGAAATACAACGGTGCGGTAGTCGTAGAAGATTCTAAATTGGGACTGAGATTATTTAAAGACACAGCCATAAAATTTGCTTCTGAAATAGCCAAACCAGAAGATGCAAAATTCGATCTGAATAACGGTTTTGCAAAGACAGATGAAAAAAGAGACTCCAAAAATGAAAGCTGGCAGCCGGTTTTAGGAGAAAAGAAAAATTATATCAACCATTACAATGAGCTGGCAGTTACCCTGAACCAGGCTTCTACAGACAGAAGTATTGTGGTAAAATTCAGATTGTTCAATGATGGTCTGGGGTTCAGATATGAATTCCCGCAGCAGAAAAATCTTAATTATTTCGTTATCAGAGAAGAAGATTCTGAAATTGATTTCCCTACCGATATGAAGGCATGGTGGATGGTTGCAGATTACGACTCTCAGGAATACCAGTATCAGGAAACAAAAGTTTCTGAAATTCCGTCAAAATGGGATAAAGCATATGACGCTAACGCATCTCAGACATTGGTGAAAAATGCAGTTCAGTCTCCGTTGATGCTTAAAAAAGAGGGGAAAGAGCCTTTGTATATCAATGTTGCAGAAGCAGCCGTATTAGATTATCCGGCTTCACACCTTGAAGTAGACGCCATTAATTATAAATTCAAAACGCATTTAACTGCTGACAGACAGGGTGCAAAAGGATATATTCAGACGCCGTCGGTAACGCCTTGGAGAACCATTATTGTAGCACCGAAAGCAGAGCAGGTAATGGATTCTAAAATGATCTTTAACCTTAATGAGCCTACAAAATATACAGACACCTCTTACATTCATCCTACAAAATACATGGGAGTTTGGTGGGAAATGATCATCGGAAAATCACAATGGGCTTATTCTACCGCTGAAAATGTTCATTTAGGAAAAACTGATTTTGCGAAATTAACTCCCAACGGAAAACACGCAGCCAACAATACAAAAGTTAAAGAATATATTGACTTTGCCGCAGAAAACGGATTCCAGGGATTATTGATCGAAGGCTGGAATATTGGTTGGGAAGACT of the Chryseobacterium aureum genome contains:
- a CDS encoding RagB/SusD family nutrient uptake outer membrane protein gives rise to the protein MKNTKYKVLALLAFLAINTSCLNDLDTEPKVEQTLENLLAADPKAVEGLLSRLYASFALSSVEGPDKSDISGADPGESPFVRGLVNLQDFTADDMKNRWGDNGLDQLTTTANWTSNNKFFKYVYDRIYYTVPQATNLILIMKSDKVNYANKNQVVDELRFLRALSYYYLIDLFGKGALVTDQNFNTSTLLPETSRKELFNYVESELLAIEATLPASNSYGRANKSCARMLLAKLYLNAEVYTGTARYSDAANFINKIINEGGYQLEANIRKNFSSDNNTSKEIIFPLLADAVSSQSFGNTTYLVNGSISTDTMVPADFGAKQGWAGHRATKAWYGLFGNSIADLQASPDKRAKLFWTQGHNWEMNDYKTWSDGLPSDKFWNKDSNGAGGATDFSSTDFPLFRLADVYLMYAECALRGAAGTTVSQGLIYLNQVRARAGATPLAAITLDVVLDERARELNFEGMRRQDLIRFGKFTGGTYLWPWKGGVKNGTSISDNYKIFPIPSTALQSNPNLTQNPGY
- a CDS encoding glycoside hydrolase family 97 protein — translated: MKKITVGALLLSMMFTGLNAQSLKSPDGKFEMNFQLKEGIPYYNLKYNGAVVVEDSKLGLRLFKDTAIKFASEIAKPEDAKFDLNNGFAKTDEKRDSKNESWQPVLGEKKNYINHYNELAVTLNQASTDRSIVVKFRLFNDGLGFRYEFPQQKNLNYFVIREEDSEIDFPTDMKAWWMVADYDSQEYQYQETKVSEIPSKWDKAYDANASQTLVKNAVQSPLMLKKEGKEPLYINVAEAAVLDYPASHLEVDAINYKFKTHLTADRQGAKGYIQTPSVTPWRTIIVAPKAEQVMDSKMIFNLNEPTKYTDTSYIHPTKYMGVWWEMIIGKSQWAYSTAENVHLGKTDFAKLTPNGKHAANNTKVKEYIDFAAENGFQGLLIEGWNIGWEDWFGHSKEFVFDFITPYPDFDIKMLNEYAHSKGIKLIMHHETSGSAANYERWADKAFQTMNKYGYDAVKTGYVGDIIPRGEHHYSQWMINHYYRIVEKANDYKIMVNSHESVRPTGESRTYPNYISAEAARGTEYEAFGGNKPDHHTVLPFTRWMGGSMDYTPGIFQTKLDYYFPGDNRFVKTTLVKQLALYVTMYMPLQMAADLPENYKKHMDAFQFIKDVAADWDDTRILSAEPGDYVITARKAKGTENWFVGGITDENKRDYTLDFSFLDKGKKYEAIIYEDGKDADYIDNPQSYNIYKKEITSKSKINFKMARSGGFAISIKPVK
- a CDS encoding SusE domain-containing protein, yielding MKKIFNVLLVTLVGLYLISCSKEDDKIELKNTSQAKITSDKTSIVLDETKAGQNALTVTWENPTFSPSVGFSNSLQFAVAGTGFATNVLQDLPSDQKTFSLTHLQLNNILAQLNVAPDAAKPIEVRMRTSLNSTTFFYSNTVTINMTGYKPNPDLIYPKINVPGGYAGAAGYADWEPTNSPNLFSPEKNDKYRGFIYVTNSNSEYKFTINQSYTGDKGDDGTFTGKLVETGEVNIKAAAAGTYYIKVDWAANTYSSVIANFGIIGDATPTGWGSDTDFVYNPATKTFVINSIALSNTGVFKFRANDDWAMKFQPKDADQTLVSGTAVQSYLSSENTVTGDPAYKVSQAGNYKIELDLHNSAYYKLTVTKL